In the genome of Paenibacillus pabuli, one region contains:
- a CDS encoding HAD hydrolase-like protein → MEPSLKHFFFQKWRYKIDEKNIIHPLINFIIFNLTVIKMLNSDLWLKGILQKRKQLYYSNAFWMLLLSFQIMQMFGIITMVIFDSQSIGYQKPKEEFFNYVISHISEFNRKDALVIGDSLNTDIKGGCQSGMDTCWVNRIGQISPAEIKSTYTISNLIELTSIC, encoded by the coding sequence ATGGAGCCCTCTTTAAAACACTTTTTTTTTCAGAAATGGAGGTACAAAATTGATGAGAAAAATATTATTCATCCTCTCATTAATTTCATTATTTTTAACTTGACGGTAATAAAGATGTTAAATTCAGACTTATGGTTGAAGGGAATCTTACAGAAGCGGAAGCAATTATATTATTCAAACGCATTTTGGATGCTACTGCTAAGTTTTCAAATCATGCAGATGTTTGGGATTATTACAATGGTTATCTTTGATTCGCAAAGCATTGGTTATCAAAAACCGAAGGAAGAATTTTTCAATTACGTCATAAGTCATATTTCAGAATTTAATAGAAAGGATGCGCTTGTCATTGGAGATTCATTAAATACGGATATCAAAGGTGGTTGTCAGTCGGGCATGGACACCTGTTGGGTCAACAGAATCGGACAAATAAGTCCGGCAGAAATTAAAAGCACATATACAATCTCAAACTTAATAGAGCTCACTTCCATCTGTTAG
- a CDS encoding amidohydrolase family protein, whose product MSLMKKRRYLGKSLLGFMTLLILLTGCTDPNYTNKEPDSKQTLAIQHATIVDVRSGKLVNDQTIIITENKISHIGNSEDMEIPDSAQVRDAKGQYVIPGLWDMHVHLEENYKNAFPLFLANGVTGVREMGAALTNVDQWNTSIQAGMSAPRLVYAGLTLNGGPADEAPHMVYLKTEEEGREAVRLNAEKGASHIKVYSWLPRSVFLAVMDEAKKFNLPVVGHLPVEVRASKAAQLGFKSIEHLHGLFIATSSIEDELFKNADMSDLIGYSLAEIEASQHYDSKKANELFRTFKEKEVWPVPTMVTYFNMAKTEIDSRSKYVPTAVQEYWAEVIRATPPEQTELMTAINSTTPGMVKKLNDAGVPMLAGTDSSYEMTNFIYGVSLHDELEMLVKSGGLTPLQALQSATLNPSRYLDREQELGAVEEGKLADLVLLDKNPLEDIRNTTSISAVVLDGKLMEKQTLDQSVKTYPVIQVADTKDKQK is encoded by the coding sequence ATGAGCTTGATGAAGAAAAGGCGTTATTTAGGGAAGTCACTATTAGGATTCATGACATTATTAATTCTGTTAACAGGATGCACAGACCCTAATTATACAAATAAGGAGCCTGATTCTAAGCAGACGCTGGCGATTCAGCATGCGACGATCGTGGACGTAAGATCCGGCAAGTTAGTCAATGATCAGACGATTATCATTACGGAAAATAAGATCAGTCACATTGGAAACAGCGAGGACATGGAAATCCCCGATTCCGCACAGGTAAGGGATGCTAAAGGACAGTATGTCATTCCTGGCTTGTGGGACATGCACGTTCATCTGGAAGAAAATTATAAAAATGCTTTCCCACTCTTTCTGGCTAACGGAGTGACTGGAGTTAGGGAGATGGGGGCGGCGCTCACAAACGTCGATCAGTGGAACACGAGTATTCAAGCCGGTATGTCCGCTCCGCGTCTTGTCTATGCGGGTCTTACATTAAATGGAGGTCCGGCTGATGAAGCTCCTCATATGGTATACCTAAAAACAGAGGAAGAAGGGCGCGAAGCCGTACGTCTTAATGCGGAAAAAGGCGCAAGTCATATCAAAGTATACTCCTGGTTGCCACGTTCTGTATTTCTGGCAGTCATGGACGAAGCCAAAAAGTTCAATTTACCGGTAGTCGGTCATTTGCCAGTAGAGGTGCGGGCTAGCAAAGCTGCTCAACTGGGATTCAAGAGCATAGAACATCTCCACGGGTTGTTTATTGCCACTTCGAGCATCGAAGACGAACTTTTCAAGAATGCGGACATGAGCGATTTGATCGGTTATTCGCTGGCAGAGATTGAGGCCTCTCAACATTATGATTCTAAGAAGGCCAACGAGTTGTTTCGTACTTTCAAAGAAAAGGAAGTCTGGCCTGTCCCGACCATGGTTACCTATTTTAATATGGCAAAAACAGAAATCGACTCGCGGTCCAAATATGTACCAACTGCTGTACAGGAGTACTGGGCTGAAGTGATTCGCGCAACGCCTCCTGAACAAACGGAATTAATGACGGCCATCAATTCCACAACGCCAGGCATGGTCAAAAAGTTGAACGATGCCGGCGTGCCGATGCTTGCAGGCACCGATTCCAGCTACGAAATGACTAACTTTATATACGGTGTTTCCTTGCACGATGAACTCGAAATGTTAGTGAAAAGCGGCGGCCTTACTCCGCTGCAGGCCTTGCAGTCAGCAACGCTGAATCCTTCACGATATTTGGATAGAGAGCAGGAGTTAGGGGCTGTAGAAGAAGGAAAACTCGCCGATCTCGTGCTGCTTGACAAGAACCCGCTTGAGGACATTCGAAACACGACAAGCATATCCGCGGTTGTTTTGGACGGGAAGCTAATGGAGAAGCAGACTTTAGACCAGTCGGTTAAAACATATCCCGTGATACAGGTTGCCGATACAAAAGATAAACAGAAATGA
- a CDS encoding helix-turn-helix domain-containing protein, with protein MPQIDRYKNRTVNIEFAPVENFTEVPYPERLTLIFITSGSLKGTLNERPVSISAPGILCLADGDKVEVTGKCSIAAQSFSFHLEFLNSTVLSETKSFPAVPRIHTGLSLFQREHGCYGVPRITETAYPLLFEWFFVLGTEVQAQSDSLWVCRIKRYLIQILGLLEELNQQREHSPVDAVLDYIHTHYSRKITLHELTDCAHLNRVSLNKRFQERCGNTAMGYLIAYRLKVSRDLLTHTDMSLIEIARATGFEYDTYFIKQFTAKLGMSPTTYRLTSRKLAGAL; from the coding sequence ATGCCTCAAATAGACCGATACAAAAACCGGACCGTAAACATAGAATTTGCTCCGGTGGAGAATTTTACGGAAGTGCCTTATCCTGAGCGGCTTACGCTTATTTTTATTACGTCTGGAAGCCTTAAAGGTACTCTCAACGAGCGACCTGTATCGATAAGCGCCCCCGGCATTCTTTGTCTAGCAGACGGGGACAAGGTGGAGGTAACGGGAAAATGCAGCATTGCTGCCCAATCTTTCAGCTTTCATCTGGAGTTTTTGAACTCGACTGTTCTTTCTGAAACAAAGTCGTTTCCGGCAGTGCCAAGGATTCATACAGGCCTTTCCCTATTTCAACGAGAGCACGGCTGTTATGGTGTACCCCGTATAACCGAAACGGCTTATCCGCTGCTATTTGAATGGTTTTTTGTGCTGGGCACGGAGGTTCAAGCACAAAGCGACTCCCTTTGGGTGTGCAGGATCAAAAGATACCTGATCCAGATCTTAGGCCTGCTCGAGGAATTGAATCAGCAGAGGGAGCACTCGCCCGTCGATGCCGTGTTGGATTACATCCATACGCATTACTCGCGGAAGATTACCTTGCATGAACTAACGGATTGCGCCCATCTGAACCGTGTATCGCTGAATAAACGGTTTCAGGAAAGGTGCGGAAATACAGCGATGGGTTACCTGATTGCCTATCGGTTAAAGGTTTCGCGTGACCTTCTGACCCATACCGATATGAGCCTGATAGAAATTGCGCGTGCCACGGGGTTTGAGTATGATACTTATTTCATCAAACAGTTTACGGCCAAGCTGGGGATGTCACCGACCACCTATCGGCTGACCTCCCGCAAGTTGGCAGGGGCTTTATAG
- a CDS encoding epoxide hydrolase family protein, protein MAVERFHIHVSDQVLDDLQDRLHRVRYPDQLENANSNWERGTNLQALKSLISYWKDHYDWRAQESVLNRLSQYLCQIDGIDVHFVHERGKGLAPLPLILTHGWPDSYLRYQKIIPLLTDPASYGGDPADAFDVIVPSLPGFGFSGRPGYAGVNNFRVAEMWAKLMTEELGYDRFGAAGGDIGSGVTRYLASSHPGQLVGIHLTDIGIIRDLMAAPEPDKLSEEERQYRKNAAEWIAKEGGYMSLQTTRPQTLAYGLSDSPAGLAAWLMEKFRAWSDCGGDLLSTYSLDELITHIMIYWVTNTAGSSARMYYENANTLPPLASIEVPTGLALFPADILLPPKAWASRSLNITRWTPMPRGGHFTALEEPEALAEDIRAFFRPLRNKKIRP, encoded by the coding sequence ATGGCTGTTGAACGATTTCACATTCATGTCTCTGATCAAGTCCTTGATGACCTGCAAGACAGGCTGCACCGTGTCCGCTATCCCGATCAGCTGGAGAACGCCAATTCCAATTGGGAACGGGGGACGAATCTGCAGGCTTTAAAATCGCTCATCTCGTATTGGAAGGACCATTATGACTGGCGCGCCCAGGAATCGGTCCTGAACCGGCTGTCCCAGTACCTCTGTCAAATTGACGGAATCGATGTACATTTCGTTCATGAACGCGGGAAAGGTCTCGCACCTTTGCCTTTAATTCTCACCCACGGGTGGCCGGACAGCTATCTGCGTTATCAAAAAATCATCCCACTGCTGACCGATCCGGCCAGCTATGGAGGAGACCCGGCGGATGCTTTTGATGTCATCGTCCCTTCGTTACCCGGCTTCGGTTTCTCCGGCCGTCCCGGGTATGCCGGCGTAAACAATTTTCGCGTCGCCGAAATGTGGGCTAAACTCATGACGGAGGAATTAGGTTATGACCGGTTTGGTGCCGCCGGCGGCGATATCGGCTCCGGCGTAACCCGCTACCTGGCTTCCAGCCACCCCGGACAGTTAGTTGGCATACACCTGACGGATATCGGCATCATCCGGGATCTTATGGCTGCGCCGGAGCCGGACAAACTTTCCGAAGAAGAACGCCAATACAGGAAAAACGCCGCAGAATGGATAGCCAAAGAAGGCGGTTATATGTCGCTGCAGACGACACGTCCGCAGACGCTCGCTTACGGCCTTTCCGATTCTCCGGCAGGCTTAGCTGCCTGGCTAATGGAGAAATTCCGGGCCTGGAGCGATTGCGGCGGCGACCTCCTGAGCACGTATAGTTTGGATGAACTGATTACCCATATTATGATTTATTGGGTTACCAACACGGCAGGTTCATCAGCCCGGATGTATTATGAAAATGCAAATACATTGCCGCCGCTGGCCAGTATAGAAGTCCCGACGGGTCTGGCTTTGTTCCCAGCAGATATTCTGCTGCCTCCCAAGGCTTGGGCTTCCCGCAGCCTGAATATTACCCGCTGGACTCCGATGCCCCGCGGAGGCCATTTTACCGCCTTGGAAGAACCCGAGGCGTTGGCAGAGGATATCCGCGCCTTTTTCCGGCCGCTAAGGAACAAGAAGATTCGTCCGTAA
- a CDS encoding DUF7010 family protein, giving the protein MGYLVKLPKAAVFGAANGVMFMTFFGALWSAIGIIGSNKLGAPWLLVLSGIVTLTLLIGAISLFGKARNVNHVTTPKEREMRNKVNRKFGMICGLEGLAILIASVLCNLFDRFEVFFPIMAIIVGVHFFPLARLFRENFYYGTGIVLSILGIISLFIPLNTTLGDVSLIARSTFIGFGSALTLWVTGLRIWITMLKQLKK; this is encoded by the coding sequence ATGGGATATTTAGTAAAACTGCCGAAAGCTGCTGTCTTTGGAGCTGCAAATGGCGTAATGTTCATGACTTTTTTTGGAGCGCTTTGGTCTGCAATTGGTATTATTGGTTCAAATAAACTGGGAGCTCCTTGGCTGCTTGTTCTTTCAGGTATTGTGACATTAACGTTGCTAATTGGAGCTATTTCGCTATTTGGGAAAGCACGTAACGTCAACCATGTCACTACACCGAAAGAGAGGGAAATGAGGAATAAAGTTAATCGGAAATTTGGTATGATCTGTGGTTTAGAAGGTCTGGCAATCTTGATTGCAAGTGTGCTTTGTAACTTATTTGATCGCTTTGAAGTCTTTTTCCCGATCATGGCTATCATTGTCGGAGTCCATTTTTTTCCTTTAGCGCGATTGTTTCGAGAGAATTTTTATTATGGTACAGGTATAGTGCTCAGTATTCTAGGCATCATTTCTTTGTTTATACCACTGAATACCACTTTGGGCGATGTATCTCTGATTGCGAGGTCTACTTTTATCGGTTTCGGTTCTGCTTTGACGCTGTGGGTGACAGGTTTAAGGATCTGGATAACCATGCTCAAGCAATTGAAGAAATAG